Proteins encoded within one genomic window of Deltaproteobacteria bacterium:
- a CDS encoding IS3 family transposase: IFNYIEIFYNRKRRHSTLGYLSPVSYELESMVA, translated from the coding sequence TATTTTTAATTATATTGAAATATTCTATAATCGAAAGAGACGTCACTCAACACTGGGGTATCTTTCTCCAGTATCTTATGAGCTCGAATCTATGGTAGCCTAA